Proteins from a single region of Sneathiella aquimaris:
- the thiD gene encoding bifunctional hydroxymethylpyrimidine kinase/phosphomethylpyrimidine kinase — MLGRVLTIAGSDSGGGAGIQADLKTITALGGFGASALTALTAQNTKGVFAIEPIPAKFVVEQIRVVFDDIGFDAIKMGMLHRAEVIHAIGDYLDSVRDLPPIVLDPVMIAKGGAALLANDAQEAIISRLVSKHTTLLTPNIPEAESLVGHAIKDLDDMRAAADKMLSMGPSAILLKGGHREGPVITDLLVTPEQSYEFSHPMIKSRHTHGTGCTLSSAIATGLAQGLSLHDSVDRGLRYVEIAIQKAPGLGEGHGPLLHGHTIGAFR; from the coding sequence ATGTTAGGGCGTGTATTAACAATCGCTGGATCAGATTCTGGCGGGGGCGCAGGGATTCAGGCCGACCTGAAAACCATTACTGCGTTGGGTGGGTTTGGGGCATCAGCTTTGACAGCCCTGACCGCGCAGAACACAAAAGGTGTTTTTGCCATCGAACCTATTCCCGCCAAATTTGTTGTCGAGCAAATCCGTGTGGTTTTCGACGATATTGGTTTTGATGCGATTAAAATGGGCATGTTGCACCGTGCGGAAGTTATTCATGCGATTGGTGATTATCTGGATAGTGTGCGTGATTTGCCACCGATTGTGCTGGACCCGGTGATGATTGCGAAGGGTGGGGCCGCGCTTCTTGCAAATGATGCACAGGAGGCCATTATTTCGCGTTTGGTGTCAAAGCATACCACTTTGCTAACCCCCAATATTCCTGAGGCAGAAAGCCTTGTTGGGCATGCGATCAAGGATCTGGATGATATGCGGGCGGCGGCGGATAAGATGCTTTCAATGGGGCCGTCTGCCATCCTGTTGAAAGGCGGTCACCGGGAAGGCCCGGTTATTACGGATTTATTAGTGACCCCAGAACAGAGTTATGAATTCAGTCACCCGATGATCAAGTCACGGCATACGCATGGCACGGGCTGTACCTTATCGTCTGCGATTGCCACGGGATTGGCGCAAGGCCTTTCTTTGCATGACAGTGTGGATCGAGGGTTGCGATATGTTGAAATTGCTATTCAAAAAGCCCCAGGCTTGGGAGAGGGCCACGGCCCCCTTCTTCATGGTCACACGATCGGTGCGTTTCGTTAG
- the glmM gene encoding phosphoglucosamine mutase, translating to MTRKYFGTDGIRGTSNQSPMTADIALKVGMAAGRKFTGRGDFRHRVVIGKDTRLSGYMVEPALTAGFVSVGMDVILVGPLPTPAIAMLTRSLRADLGVMISASHNPYQDNGIKLFGPDGYKLSDQVELEIEQGIDNPDKISLSAPKMLGRATRLDDARGRYIEFAKSSFPRDQLLKGLKVVVDCANGAAYKVAPTVLWELEADVIAMGDNPDGFNINDNCGSTSTDAMCARVVEEGAHLGIALDGDADRLIICDEKGHLIDGDQLMALITASWADRGLLKGGGLVSTVMSNMGLEKFLANKGLDLVRTAVGDRYVVEHMRKHGFNVGGEQSGHMVLNDFATTGDGLIAALQVLSVIINEGRPVSEVCRSFDPYPQVLKNVRYQAGKPLESPAVKAAIAAGEKKLASTGRLLIRKSGTEPLIRVMGEGENIDVVNQVVDEIVHEVEKVAG from the coding sequence ATGACGCGCAAATATTTTGGAACAGATGGTATTCGAGGGACGTCAAATCAGTCTCCGATGACCGCGGATATTGCCTTGAAAGTGGGGATGGCGGCGGGCCGGAAATTTACAGGTCGTGGTGATTTTCGTCATCGGGTTGTGATCGGAAAAGATACCCGCCTTTCCGGGTATATGGTCGAGCCCGCGCTTACCGCCGGATTTGTCTCCGTTGGTATGGATGTGATTTTGGTTGGCCCTTTGCCGACGCCGGCGATTGCGATGTTGACCCGTTCATTGCGGGCAGATCTAGGCGTCATGATTTCTGCGTCTCACAACCCTTATCAGGACAACGGGATCAAACTGTTTGGCCCCGATGGGTATAAACTGTCCGATCAAGTGGAATTGGAAATTGAACAGGGGATTGATAATCCCGACAAAATCAGTCTTTCAGCTCCCAAGATGTTAGGCCGGGCCACCCGGCTGGATGATGCGCGAGGCCGCTATATTGAATTTGCCAAAAGCAGTTTTCCGCGTGATCAGCTTTTAAAAGGACTCAAGGTTGTCGTGGATTGCGCTAATGGTGCGGCCTATAAAGTCGCACCTACTGTCCTTTGGGAGTTGGAGGCTGACGTCATTGCCATGGGCGACAACCCCGATGGCTTTAACATCAATGACAACTGCGGTTCGACATCAACAGACGCCATGTGCGCCAGAGTGGTTGAAGAGGGCGCGCATCTCGGTATTGCCTTGGACGGCGATGCAGATCGCTTGATTATCTGTGATGAAAAAGGGCATCTGATCGACGGCGATCAGCTGATGGCATTGATCACTGCGAGCTGGGCGGATCGGGGCTTGTTGAAAGGCGGCGGGTTGGTGTCGACCGTTATGTCCAATATGGGGCTGGAAAAATTCCTTGCCAACAAAGGCCTTGATCTGGTGCGAACGGCCGTTGGTGACCGGTATGTCGTTGAACATATGCGCAAGCATGGCTTTAATGTTGGAGGTGAACAATCGGGGCATATGGTTCTGAACGATTTTGCAACAACAGGAGATGGTTTGATCGCTGCATTGCAGGTTTTGTCTGTGATTATTAATGAAGGGCGTCCTGTCAGCGAAGTCTGCCGAAGCTTTGATCCTTATCCACAAGTCTTGAAAAATGTCCGATACCAAGCCGGAAAACCGTTGGAAAGCCCTGCTGTAAAAGCTGCGATCGCAGCAGGTGAGAAAAAACTCGCCAGTACAGGACGATTGTTAATTCGTAAATCGGGAACGGAACCTCTTATTCGCGTTATGGGCGAAGGGGAGAATATTGATGTTGTCAATCAGGTCGTTGACGAGATCGTCCATGAAGTCGAGAAAGTTGCCGGTTAA
- the folP gene encoding dihydropteroate synthase — MAIKSLTRVLAAWNQNHNPVRDLPMNDFLKGSALSRGLSCSDRIYLAPGPQMASAQFRLTIRKHDKSVHSFVASCEEIEALIADYPFLKEEINQQLAHIRTAMSAQDVWGLPKPAIMGIVNVTPDSFSDGGEFFDADHAIRHAKAMMEEGAHILDIGGESTRPGADAVTEEEELARVRPVLQACQNWPVLLSADTRKPRIMEAALKDGAAIINDVTALEFDPDSVKVVARSNARVCLMHSSADPKVMQDNPTYDHVLFDVLDYLKERIMLCRDAGIELQRICVDPGIGFGKTLDHNLILLKGLPYFHALGCPVLLGVSRKSFIGKIDRPGEAASRIGGSLSALLYGLTAGVQIFRVHDVAESRQAIAVWSGIDKCDQSI; from the coding sequence ATGGCCATAAAAAGCCTGACACGGGTTCTGGCGGCATGGAACCAGAACCACAACCCGGTTCGTGATCTGCCAATGAATGACTTCTTAAAAGGCTCCGCTTTATCGCGGGGCCTTTCCTGTTCTGACCGGATTTATTTGGCTCCCGGCCCACAGATGGCGAGCGCGCAGTTTCGGCTAACCATTCGAAAGCATGATAAATCGGTTCATTCTTTTGTGGCGAGCTGCGAAGAGATTGAGGCATTGATTGCAGACTATCCTTTTCTTAAAGAGGAGATTAACCAGCAATTGGCCCATATTCGTACAGCAATGAGCGCGCAGGATGTCTGGGGGCTTCCGAAACCTGCCATTATGGGTATTGTCAATGTGACACCCGATAGCTTTTCAGACGGCGGCGAATTTTTTGACGCGGATCACGCAATTCGCCATGCGAAGGCGATGATGGAGGAGGGCGCGCATATTCTGGATATTGGCGGTGAAAGTACGCGCCCGGGTGCTGATGCCGTGACAGAGGAAGAAGAACTGGCCCGCGTAAGACCTGTTTTACAAGCATGTCAGAACTGGCCTGTGCTGCTGTCGGCGGATACCCGGAAACCCAGGATAATGGAGGCTGCATTAAAAGACGGGGCCGCAATCATTAATGATGTTACAGCCCTGGAATTTGACCCGGACAGCGTGAAAGTCGTTGCGCGAAGTAATGCAAGAGTTTGTTTGATGCATAGTTCTGCAGATCCAAAAGTCATGCAGGATAACCCGACCTATGATCATGTATTATTTGACGTACTGGATTATTTGAAAGAGCGAATAATGCTTTGCCGAGACGCTGGCATTGAACTTCAGCGTATTTGTGTTGATCCGGGGATTGGCTTTGGAAAGACGCTGGATCATAATTTGATCCTATTAAAGGGTTTGCCTTATTTCCATGCCTTAGGGTGTCCGGTCTTGTTGGGGGTTTCCCGTAAATCATTTATCGGAAAAATTGATCGTCCCGGTGAAGCAGCGAGCCGAATAGGGGGATCACTTTCCGCATTGCTATATGGTTTAACCGCTGGAGTTCAGATTTTCCGGGTGCATGACGTGGCAGAAAGCCGTCAGGCGATTGCCGTCTGGTCAGGCATTGATAAATGCGATCAATCAATTTAG
- the ftsH gene encoding ATP-dependent zinc metalloprotease FtsH, with the protein MNLFGKNVVLWVVIALLVVALFNIFNDSSQRNPGTSLAYSDFLQKVENGDIRQVTIQGQTITGSAGDGTSYSTYTPQGSNIVDKLEANNVVIKAAPEEEGSLLMATLLSWFPMLLLIGVWIFFMRQMQGGGGKAMGFGKSKAKLLTEKHGRVTFEDVAGIEEAKEELEEVVDFLKNPQKYQRLGGKIPKGCLLVGPPGTGKTLLARSVAGEANVPFFTISGSDFVEMFVGVGASRVRDMFEQGKKNAPCIIFIDEIDAVGRHRGAGLGGGNDEREQTLNQLLVEMDGFEANEGVILLAATNRPDVLDPALLRPGRFDRQVVVPNPDIIGREKILKVHMRKVPLAHDVNARTIARGTPGFSGADLANLVNEAALLAARKSRRLVTHQEFEEAKDKVMMGTERRSMVMSEEEKELTAYHEGGHALVGMHMKASDPVHKATIIPRGRALGMVMRLPEKDSYSLRRDQCLAHLAVAMGGRIAEEMIFGHDAVTTGASGDIKMATDMARRMVTEWGLSDKLGPLMYSANQEEVFLGHSVAQQKNVSDATAELIDQEVRRFVEEGEATAKKILTENEEQLHRIAKGLLEYETLSGDEIKILMEGGDLNRPEDDETPMDKGPGSAVPKADGHKKPDTGSGGMEPEPQPGS; encoded by the coding sequence GTGAATCTCTTTGGAAAAAATGTGGTTCTATGGGTAGTGATTGCACTGCTTGTTGTTGCCCTCTTCAATATATTCAATGACTCATCGCAGCGGAATCCGGGTACATCACTTGCGTATTCCGATTTTCTGCAAAAAGTCGAAAACGGTGATATCCGTCAGGTAACAATTCAAGGTCAAACCATCACAGGTTCAGCCGGTGACGGGACTTCTTACTCAACTTATACGCCGCAAGGCAGCAATATAGTTGATAAGCTTGAAGCCAATAACGTTGTTATCAAGGCGGCTCCGGAAGAAGAAGGCAGCCTGTTGATGGCGACATTGCTTTCCTGGTTCCCGATGCTGCTGTTGATCGGTGTCTGGATTTTCTTTATGCGCCAGATGCAGGGCGGCGGCGGAAAAGCCATGGGTTTTGGTAAGTCAAAAGCCAAGTTGCTGACAGAGAAGCACGGTCGTGTCACCTTTGAAGATGTCGCAGGTATCGAAGAAGCCAAAGAAGAATTGGAAGAAGTTGTCGACTTCCTGAAAAACCCGCAGAAATATCAGCGCCTTGGTGGTAAGATTCCAAAAGGCTGCTTGCTCGTTGGTCCTCCCGGTACTGGTAAAACTCTACTCGCGCGATCTGTCGCGGGCGAAGCGAATGTCCCGTTTTTCACGATTTCCGGTTCAGATTTTGTTGAAATGTTTGTCGGTGTTGGCGCTAGCCGCGTTCGAGACATGTTTGAGCAAGGTAAGAAAAATGCACCATGCATTATTTTCATCGACGAGATTGATGCCGTCGGCCGCCATCGCGGTGCCGGTTTAGGCGGCGGTAATGATGAACGTGAGCAGACATTGAACCAGTTGCTGGTCGAGATGGATGGTTTTGAAGCAAATGAAGGCGTTATTCTTCTTGCTGCAACAAACCGTCCGGACGTTTTGGATCCAGCGCTGTTGCGCCCGGGACGTTTTGACCGTCAAGTTGTTGTCCCTAACCCTGATATTATTGGTCGCGAAAAAATCCTGAAAGTTCACATGCGCAAAGTTCCTTTGGCACATGATGTTAATGCTCGGACAATCGCTCGCGGAACACCTGGCTTTTCGGGTGCGGATCTGGCCAACCTGGTGAACGAAGCTGCCTTGCTGGCCGCGCGTAAATCACGGCGTCTGGTTACACATCAGGAATTCGAGGAAGCAAAAGACAAAGTCATGATGGGCACAGAACGTCGCTCAATGGTGATGTCTGAAGAAGAAAAGGAACTGACCGCTTATCATGAAGGTGGTCATGCCTTGGTCGGTATGCATATGAAAGCATCGGATCCGGTTCATAAAGCGACAATCATCCCGCGCGGTCGCGCATTGGGAATGGTGATGCGGCTTCCTGAAAAGGACAGTTACTCGTTACGTCGTGATCAGTGTCTTGCCCATTTGGCGGTTGCCATGGGTGGCCGGATTGCTGAAGAAATGATCTTTGGTCATGATGCCGTGACAACAGGCGCTTCTGGTGACATTAAAATGGCGACGGATATGGCCCGCCGGATGGTAACTGAATGGGGACTGTCCGACAAGTTGGGACCGTTGATGTATAGTGCTAATCAGGAAGAAGTATTCCTGGGCCATTCAGTTGCACAGCAGAAAAATGTTTCTGACGCGACAGCTGAACTTATCGATCAGGAGGTTCGCCGCTTTGTTGAAGAAGGTGAAGCGACAGCCAAGAAAATTCTGACTGAAAATGAAGAGCAGTTGCATCGTATTGCCAAAGGTCTTCTGGAATATGAAACGCTAAGCGGTGATGAAATCAAAATTCTGATGGAAGGTGGCGATCTTAACCGTCCAGAGGATGATGAAACACCAATGGACAAAGGTCCGGGCTCTGCGGTGCCAAAAGCAGATGGCCATAAAAAGCCTGACACGGGTTCTGGCGGCATGGAACCAGAACCACAACCCGGTTCGTGA